A window of the Scleropages formosus chromosome 21, fSclFor1.1, whole genome shotgun sequence genome harbors these coding sequences:
- the LOC108918716 gene encoding mitochondrial fission 1 protein-like yields MEAVIAEVVAPQDLLKFEKKYNAELVKGTVSRVTAFEYAWCLIRSKYSEDIQKGAALLEDLVHKGPKAEQRDYLFYLAVANYKLKDYEKGLKYIRILLKNEPGNTQALELEKMINKALKRDGLVGMAIVGGVGLVFGLAGIAGLAVWAAVKKA; encoded by the exons ATGGAGGCTGTGATCGCAGAGGTGGTCGCACCGCAGGATCTGCTG aaaTTTGAGAAGAAGTACAACGCGGAGCTGGTGAAAGGAACTGTGTCCAGAGTGACTGCGTTCGAGTATGCTTGGTGTTTGATACGTAGCAAGTACTCAGAGGACATCCAAAAAGGAGCTGCCCTGCTGGAGG ACCTTGTTCACAAGGGCCCCAAGGCTGAGCAAAGAGACTACTTGTTCTATCTTGCTGTGGCAAACTACAAACTTAAG GACTATGAGAAGGGTCTGAAATACATCCGGATCTTGCTGAAAAATGAACCGGGGAACACACAAGCTTTGGAGTTGGAGAAAATGATCAACAAAGCTCTGAAGAGGG ATGGACTGGTAGGCATGGCAATCGTTGGAGGCGTTGGCCTTGTCTTCGGCCTCGCTGGCATAGCAGGTCTGGCTGTTTGGGCGGCGGTGAAAAAGGCCTGA
- the zpax4 gene encoding zona pellucida protein AX 4 — MFSSVLAVVLIKMLSILLLCVLSVCVPSKGPVGMFRTECRDGHFWLTVGSGFLGRMFRFDTEGRSGVHTVSDQRAAICGYTMLLDSWGNLVLRASYLACDVDTREHTGIQLMVWFVNKEANDEETSYPFLLTCPLQQWSPREIMCEENYMEVSVKKPIPPVVQKGQEWMTPPPKRSEQGGMKEWRVVFRIPPGAQEDMMSTPVREQTLTLMEAEQLGYHINFTGSRILLRCGYSSPFSYVLKVKGIDLEVISITIFYRYQWTLFKVDASVACSLYKGTMDGTYILWSIPQILPPLVQGPVRNQGARMGVGGRLLSACLIQQRGYKMEVRDGVVEVRIPFGAVGGQIKSHVMAGRYSQSYSVDLFYVQQWGDAQWTLTRHRSFRPLWTTPSPHSPRLVNLTVPEEGDFSVTLGVFPPDVSLANVTIATLTVPLAGAEELGLRVTQVPFPNGTHAYLLQVPFPHPLVSQKYLGGKYRRYTLAVTFTLLISPHREVFTHSASVVCDLQDVVLPRVEGRCTDKTMKLTLHRGNMDTQWAIFFGNHRLEPDLVEFGGYSLEAADDYFTVEVPLYSLGMAYEDLSLQGLLANVAVSVLDVETGAVEQTFIQRCTFHVRELMVCLPNSWMVVVVDTARVVPPLDPRDIALLDPSCRPKEMDRTRALFSFSLDSCGTIQGVEGKDLVYVNEVRYMPRYLPIPQPFFHPFYYYRQPLGCRYPLNGTRTLAIYQSRLWPLSRTRPSQHNPFVRAERG; from the exons ATGTTTAGCTCTGTCTTGGCTGTGGTTTTGATAAAAATGCTGAG CATACtcttgctgtgtgtgctgtCCGTGTGTGTACCAAGTAAGGGTCCAGTTG GGATGTTCAGGACAGAGTGTCGGGATGGCCACTTCTGGCTCACCGTCGGTTCCGGCTTCCTGGGCCGCATGTTTCGATTTGACACCGAAG GCCGCAGTGGTGTCCATACTGTGTCTGACCAGCGTGCTGCAATATGTGGTTATACAATGTTGCTTGACTCATGGGGCAATCTGGTGCTGCGCGCCTCGTACCTGGCCTGTGACGTGGACACTCGG GAACACACTGGAATCCAGCTAATGGTGTGGTTTGTGAACAAGGAGGCCAATGATGAGGAGACCTCATACCCCTTCCTACTAACCTGCCCCCTTCAGCAGTGGAGTCCCCGTGAGATCATGTGTGAGGAGAACTACATGGAG GTGTCTGTCAAGAAGCCAATTCCTCCAGTTGTTCAGAAGGGCCAAGAGTGGATGACACCTCCTCCCAAG aggtcagagcaAGGGGGAATGAAGGAATGGCGGGTGGTGTTCCGGATTCCACCGGGTGCTCAGGAAGACATGATGTCCACCCCAGTAAGGGAGCAGACATTGACCCTGATGGAGGCTGAACAGTTGGGCTACCACATCAATTTCACAGGCAGTCGCATTCTTCTGCGCTGTGGCTATTCCTCACCATTCTCCTACGTCCTGAAG GTGAAAGGAATTGACCTGGAAGTCATCAGCATCACCATCTTCTATCGGTACCAATGGACGCTCTTCAAGGTGGATGCCTCAGTGGCTTGCAGCTTGT ACAAAGGTACAATGGATGGTACCTACATCCTGTGGAGCATCCCCCAGATCCTCCCCCCACTGGTGCAGGGCCCTGTCAGAAACCAGGGGGCGAGAATGGGGGTTGGAGGTCGTCTCCTGAGCGCCTGCCTCATACAACAGAGGGGCTACAAAATGGAGGTGCGAGATGGAGTCGTGGAAGTCCGAATTCCATTTGGTGCAGTTGGCGGCCAGATCAAG AGTCATGTGATGGCTGGGCGGTACTCCCAGTCATACTCTGTAGACCTGTTCTATGTACAGCAGTGGGGAGATGCTCAATGGACCCTGACTCGGCACCGCTCCTTCCGCCCACTGTGGACTACTCCCAGCCCTCACTCCCCTCGGCTAGTCAACC TCACAGTCCCTGAGGAGGGAGACTTCTCGGTGACTCTTGGTGTTTTCCCTCCTGATGTGTCACTGGCTAATGTCACCATAGCAACCCTCACAGTCCCCTTAGCAGGGGCTGAAGAGCTGGGGTTACGGGTTACGCAGGTCCCCTTCCCCAATGGTACCCATGCCTACTTGCTGCAGGTGCCTTTCCCTCACCCACTGGTCTCCCAGAAG TATCTAGGTGGGAAGTACAGGAGGTATACACTGGCGGTGACCTTCACTCTCCTCATCTCCCCACACAGAGAAGTCTTCACTCACTCTGCCAGTGTGGTGTGTGACCTGCAGGATGTTG TTCTGCCCAGGGTTGAGGGCCGCTGTACAGATAAGACCATGAAGCTCACGCTGCACCGTGGAAACATGGACACACAATGGGCCATCTTTTTTGGGAACCACAGGCTGGAGCCAGACCTGGTAGAGTTTGGTGGCTACAGTCTGGAGGCTGCAGATGACTATTTCACTGTGGAGGTGCCACTCTACAGCCTTGGGATGGCATATGAG GACCTCAGTCTACAGGGGCTGTTGGCCAATGTGGCTGTCAGTGTGCTGGATGTGGAGACTGGTGCTGTAGAGCAGACATTCATCCAGCGCTGCACCTTCCATGTCAGGGAACTCATGG TCTGTCTGCCGAACAGctggatggtggtggtggttgacACAGCCAGAGTTGTCCCTCCGCTTGACCCTCGGGACATTGCTCTGCTGGACCCCAGTTGTAGGCCCAAGGAGATGGACCGCACTCGTGCATTATTCAGCTTCTCACTGGACTCCTGCGGCACCATCCAAGGC GTGGAGGGCAAAGACCTGGTTTATGTAAATGAAGTGCGGTACATGCCCCGGTACCTCCCCATACCACAACCCTTTTTCCACCCGTTCTACTACTATAG ACAGCCACTGGGCTGCCGCTACCCACTGAATGGCACCCGGACTCTAGCCATCTACCAGTCCCGTCTCTGGCCCCTCAGCCGCACCCGCCCCTCCCAGCACAATCCCTTTGTCAGAGCTGAGAGAGGGTGA
- the LOC108918706 gene encoding rho guanine nucleotide exchange factor 15-like, which yields MTPQSWSGRDNPSDCPPPVPPRQRCSDLVYMSAPPGEKKDGNQSLEKVDMFRPAAPHTKSTSIDWDSQLQDEPLYQTYRDMVITEEIKRQTVCRLGRCADDPIAWRTGEKGGVGGTLWQELPAVRHSGVLEQLSPAECKRQESMFEVLTSEASYLRSLRVLTEHFMESRDLDETLIIRDKKTLFSNILRVREVSERFLKDLENRVEEGPVISDICDIICHHAEHSFRIYIDYVRNQTYQEKIYSTLMQRNTEFATVISRLQDSPRCQRLPFVSFLLLPFQRITRIKMLTENILKRTQEGSKQERTASEALAAVSKIVKDCNTQVGKMKQMEELIHMAKMLDFKKLRAVAVISQNRYLEKRGELQDLARGSAMFTFRSKNTNIYLLLFNDLLILTTKSNSPDRYVVIDHAHRSLVQVQSVAKESQVLKKCFFLIMLENHEGRMTKRLLKAPTESDKHRWMAAFPNPTTPKDDLEEVVYEDWDCPQVQCVQQYVAQQTDELNLEPTDIINIVRKTNEGWYEGVRLSSGEAGWFPAANVVEITNEHVRRRNLREQYRIAQATAHLENTRAGSRC from the exons ATGACTCCGCAGTCCTGGTCAGGGAGGGACAACCCCAGTGACTGCCCACCGCCCGTGCCTCCCCGGCAGCGGTGCAGCGACCTCGTTTACATGTCTGCACCCCCAG GGGAGAAGAAGGACGGAAACCAAAGTCTGGAGAAAGTGGACATGTTTCG ACCAGCAGCCCCTCACACCAAGAGCACCTCGATTGACTGGGACTCCCAGCTTCAGGACG AACCTCTGTACCAGACCTACAGGGACATGGTCATCACAGAGGAGATCAAGCGCCAGACAGTTTGTCGCCTGGGCAGGTGTGCAGATGATCCCATTGCGTGGCGGACAGGGGAGAAGGGAGGCGTCGGCGGGACGTTGTGGCAGGAGCTACCGGCAGTGAGACACAGTGGGGTCCTGGAGCAGCTCAGCCCTGCAGAGTGCAAACGCcaggag AGCATGTTCGAGGTGCTGACTTCAGAGGCCTCGTACCTGCGTTCTCTGCGTGTCCTCACGGAACACTTCATGGAGTCGCGGGACCTAGACGAGACGCTCATCATCCGCGACAAGAAGACGCTGTTCTCCAATATCCTCCGTGTGCGGGAGGTCAGTGAGAG GTTCCTGAAGGACCTGGAGAACCGCGTGGAAGAGGGACCCGTGATCTCAGACATCTGCGACATCATCTGCCACCATGCCGAGCACAGCTTCCGCATCTACATTGACTACGTGCGCAACCAGACGTACCAGGAGAAGATATACAGCACCCTCAT GCAGAGGAACACAGAGTTTGCTACGGTGATCTCGCGGCTGCAGGACTCCCCGCGGTGCCAGCGTCTGCCCTTCGTCTCCTTCTTGCTGCTGCCCTTCCAGAGAATTACTCGCATCAAGATGCTGACCGAG AACATCCTGAAGAGAACCCAGGAAGGATCGAAGCAAGAGCGGACGGCCTCGGAAGCGCTGGCAGCCGTGTCTAAA ATTGTTAAAGACTGCAACACGCAGGTGGGGAAGATGAAGCAGATGGAGGAGCTCATTCACATGGCCAAGATGTTGGACTTCAAGAAGCTCAGA GCTGTAGCGGTCATCTCCCAGAACCGATACCTGGAGAAGAGGGGGGAGCTGCAGGACCTGGCCAGAGGGAGCGCCATGTTCACCTTTCGCtcaaagaacacaaacatttacctGCTGCTCTTCAACGACCTCCTGATCCTGACCACCAAGAG CAACAGCCCTGACCGCTACGTCGTGATCGACCACGCTCACAGGTCACTGGTCCAGGTGCAGTCCGTCGCAAAAGAAAGCCAGGTgttgaagaaatgttttttcctcatcaTGCTGGAAAACCACGAGGGCCGGATGACCAAGCGCCTGCTGAAGGCCCCCACGGA ATCCGACAAGCACAGATGGATGGCGGCTTTCCCCAACCCGACCACGCCGAAGGACGATCTAGAGGAGGTGGTGTACGAGGACTGGG ACTGCCCACAGGTGCAGTGTGTGCAGCAGTATGTTGCTCAGCAGACAGATGAGCTGAATCTGGAGCCAACGGACATCATAAATATTGTGCGCAAGACCAACGAGG GGTGGTACGAAGGTGTGAGGCTCTCAAGCGGAGAGGCGGGTTGGTTCCCAGCTGCCAACGTTGTGGAAATCACCAATGAGCACGTGAGGCGCCGCAACTTGCGGGAGCAGTACAGGATCGCCCAGGCCACAGCTCACCTGGAGAATACCAGAGCTGGGAGCAGATGTTAG
- the grk1b gene encoding rhodopsin kinase GRK1b gives MDIGGLETAVANSAYVSARGSLDGNAAATMRDKKMRAKLKLPHIKQCEHMKTTVDSVFDSMCVRQPIGKRLFQQYLEDDAVHKSAGELWKDIEDYNTAQEKDRLQKAQKIVNKYYDSASKNFCSFLEEKAIARVKEDHKNVRGDLFKESEQQLLKHLEATAVQGFKDSIFFLRYVQFKWLESQSVTEEWFMDFRVLGKGGFGEVHACQMKATGKMYANKKLNKKRLKKRKGYDGAMVEKRILAKVHSRFIVTLAYAFQTKMDLCLVMTIMNGGDLRYHIYNVDEKNPGFNETRACYYTAQIICGLEHLHQHRIIYRDLKPENVLLDDAGHVRISDLGLAVELKPGKDKTKGYAGTPGFMAPELLQNKEYDYSVDYFTLGVTLYEMIAAKGPFRSRGEKVDNNEVTRRILSEPVSYPDTFGKECKDFCEGLMEKDPEKRLGFKNNSCDEMKNQPFFKELNWGRLEAGMLTPPFVPDPKMVYAKDIDDVGAFSTIKGVVMDEKDTEFFDEFSSGNIPIPWQEEMIETGVFGELNVWAEKGKLPPDLDPNFVEAKGGACVLL, from the exons ATGGATATTGGAGGCCTGGAAACAGCGGTGGCCAACTCGGCCTACGTGTCAGCGCGTGGAAGCCTGGATGGCAATGCAGCCGCTACCATGCGCGACAAGAAAATGCGCGCCAAGTTGAAGCTGCCCCACATCAAGCAATGCGAACATATGAAGACCACAGTGGACAGCGTCTTTGACAGCATGTGCGTCAGGCAGCCCATTGGCAAGCGCCTCTTCCAGCAGTACCTGGAAGATGATGCCGTTCACAAGAGCGCTGGCGAACTGTGGAAGGACATTGAGGACTACAACACGGCACAAGAGAAGGACCGCTTGCAGAAGGCCCAGAAGATTGTCAACAAGTACTATGACTCTGCCTCCAAGAACTTCTGCAGCTTCCTGGAGGAGAAGGCCATCGCCCGCGTCAAGGAGGACCACAAGAATGTCCGGGGCGACCTGTTCAAGGAGAGCGAGCAGCAGCTGCTCAAGCACTTGGAGGCCACAGCAGTGCAGGGATTCAAGGACAGCATATTCTTCCTCAGATACGTGCAGTTCAAGTGGCTGGAGAGCCAGTCAGTGACAGAGGAGTGGTTCATGGACTTTCGCGTGCTGGGCAAAGGGGGCTTCGGGGAGGTGCACGCCTGCCAGATGAAGGCCACAGGCAAGATGTACGCCAACAAGAAGCTCAACAAGAAAAGGCTGAAGAAACGCAAGGGCTACGAT GGCGCCATGGTAGAGAAGCGCATTCTGGCCAAGGTGCACAGCCGCTTCATCGTGACGCTGGCGTACGCATTTCAGACCAAGATGGACCTCTGCCTCGTCATGACCATCATGAATGGAGGAGATCTCAG GTACCACATCTACAATGTGGACGAGAAGAACCCAGGCTTCAATGAGACGAGAGCCTGCTACTACACAGCTCAGATCATCTGTGGTCTTGAGCACCTCCATCAACACCGAATCATCTACAGGGACCTGAAGCCTGAAAATGTCCTGCTGGACGACGCAG GACATGTGCGCATCTCCGACCTGGGCTTGGCTGTGGAGCTGAAGCCGGGCAAGGACAAGACCAAGGGGTACGCAGGAACACCAG GCTTCATGGCTCCggagctgctgcagaacaaGGAGTATGACTACTCTGTGGACTACTTCACGCTGGGGGTCACACTCTATGAGATGATCGCTGCCAAGGGGCCCTTCAGGAGTAGAGGGGAAAAG GTGGACAACAATGAGGTGACCAGACGCATCCTGTCCGAACCAGTCTCGTACCCCGACACTTTCGGAAAGGAGTGCAAAGACTTTTGCGAGGGGCTGATGGAGAAAGATCCGGAGAAGCGCCTTGGGTTCAAGAACAACAGCTGCGATGAGATGAAGAACCAGCCCTTCTTCAAAGAGCTCAACTGGGGACGCCTGGAAGCAG GAATGCTGACCCCTCCCTTCGTCCCAGACCCCAAGATGGTGTACGCCAAGGACATTGATGACGTGGGGGCCTTCAGCACCATCAAAGGGGTGGTGATGGATGAGAAGGATACCGAGTTCTTTGATGAGTTCTCCTCTGGGAACATCCCCATCCCCTGGCAGGAGGAGATGATCGAGACGGGTGTATTTGGCGAGCTCAACGTCTGGGCAGAAAAGGGCAAGTTGCCCCCCGACCTTGACCCCAACTTCGTGGAGGCCAAAGGTGGTGCCTGCGTGTTGCTATGA